A window from Planococcus maritimus encodes these proteins:
- a CDS encoding PepSY domain-containing protein: MKNRDLLIGFAAGAAAAYIAKEVYENKQTLYPADDVLKKVKQSFKEEGPIDGSWIFMKTEPYNQHAVKTEVYKGGITRHRDDELEQYEFLADAYTGAVLEVTKS; this comes from the coding sequence ATGAAAAATCGTGATTTGCTCATTGGATTTGCTGCCGGCGCTGCCGCAGCTTATATCGCAAAGGAAGTTTACGAAAACAAACAAACGCTTTATCCAGCTGATGATGTGTTGAAAAAAGTTAAACAGTCTTTTAAAGAGGAAGGCCCGATCGATGGTTCATGGATCTTTATGAAAACTGAGCCTTACAACCAACATGCGGTCAAGACTGAGGTCTACAAAGGCGGCATCACACGCCACCGGGACGATGAACTTGAGCAATATGAGTTTTTGGCCGACGCTTATACAGGCGCTGTCCTCGAAGTCACCAAATCATAA
- a CDS encoding DUF84 family protein, giving the protein MKIGVASTNPAKTGAVSSALEQLGIQAELIEQAAESGVSAQPFSIEETRTGAINRAHQVLADFDAAIGLEGGVFELDGQLYLCNWGALVTSDGTVYIAGGAQVPLPVEIEKPLRAGEELGPVMDRYAQETGIRHHKGAIGILTAGKLNRVELFSQIVVLLFGQWQANSD; this is encoded by the coding sequence ATGAAAATAGGCGTCGCCTCGACCAATCCGGCGAAAACCGGGGCTGTCTCATCAGCTCTTGAGCAATTAGGCATTCAAGCCGAGCTTATCGAACAAGCAGCAGAATCAGGCGTTTCGGCACAACCTTTTTCGATTGAAGAAACAAGAACTGGTGCAATCAACCGAGCGCATCAAGTTCTTGCAGATTTTGACGCAGCCATCGGGTTGGAAGGTGGAGTTTTTGAACTTGATGGGCAATTGTATTTATGCAATTGGGGAGCACTCGTCACGTCAGATGGTACGGTATATATAGCGGGGGGTGCGCAAGTGCCTTTGCCTGTGGAAATTGAAAAGCCGTTGCGTGCTGGGGAAGAGCTAGGTCCCGTGATGGATCGCTACGCGCAAGAAACCGGCATTCGCCATCACAAAGGCGCCATTGGCATTCTGACGGCTGGCAAGCTCAACAGGGTCGAGTTATTTTCTCAAATCGTTGTCTTATTGTTTGGGCAGTGGCAAGCAAACAGCGATTAA
- the trmB gene encoding tRNA (guanosine(46)-N7)-methyltransferase TrmB has translation MRARYKPWAAELIEAHPEIVIPNPETLKGKWHEEFGNDHPIHIEAGSGKGRFITGMAQANPDINYIGIELFESVIVTALQGALEPEDGIPNLRLLQVNAQELETFFEASEIGRVYLNFSDPWPKTRHAKRRLTHESFLKLYERVLPEGGEIHFKTDNRGLFEYSLTSISEYGMLLKDVSLDLHANEPEWNIMTEYEEKFLKKGQPIYRLEAKFQA, from the coding sequence ATGAGAGCAAGATACAAACCATGGGCTGCAGAATTGATCGAGGCCCATCCGGAAATCGTCATTCCGAATCCGGAAACACTGAAAGGCAAGTGGCACGAGGAGTTCGGCAATGACCATCCGATCCATATCGAAGCCGGAAGCGGAAAAGGCCGTTTCATTACGGGAATGGCACAAGCCAATCCGGATATCAATTATATTGGTATTGAGTTGTTCGAAAGCGTTATTGTGACAGCTCTTCAAGGGGCGCTCGAGCCAGAAGACGGCATCCCAAACTTGCGCCTCTTGCAAGTGAATGCGCAAGAGCTTGAAACTTTTTTTGAAGCGAGCGAAATCGGTCGCGTTTACTTGAACTTTTCGGATCCTTGGCCAAAAACCCGTCACGCGAAACGCCGTTTGACGCACGAGAGTTTCCTGAAACTGTATGAACGCGTTTTGCCAGAAGGTGGCGAAATTCATTTTAAGACTGATAATCGAGGGCTTTTTGAATATTCACTCACAAGTATTTCCGAATATGGTATGTTATTGAAGGATGTATCGTTAGATCTTCATGCCAACGAACCAGAATGGAATATCATGACAGAATATGAAGAGAAGTTTTTGAAAAAAGGGCAGCCGATTTACCGGCTGGAGGCGAAATTCCAAGCGTAA
- a CDS encoding M42 family metallopeptidase: MNQDTRAMFKTLTELPGAPGNEHAVRKFMRSELEKYSDELIQDNLGSVFGVKKGPQDSPRVMVAGHMDEVGFMVTQITDNGMLRFQPLGGWWNQVMLAMRVDVITSDRTIPGVVGSIPPHLLDEATRQKPMDIKNMLIDIGADDKEDALSMGIRPGQQIIPFSPFTPMANDKKIMAKSWDNRYGCGLSIELLKELQGESLPNQLFSGATVMEEVGLRGAQTAANLIQPDIFFALDASPANDATGDKNEFGQLGQGALLRILDRTMVTHRGMREFILDTAETHNIPYQYFVSQGGTDAGKVHIANEGIPSSVIGICSRYIHTSASVIHTDDYAAAKELLVKLVKATDQSTMDTIKQNV; this comes from the coding sequence ATGAACCAGGATACACGAGCAATGTTTAAAACTTTAACGGAACTTCCGGGAGCGCCAGGCAATGAACACGCCGTGCGCAAATTCATGCGCAGCGAGCTTGAAAAATATTCGGATGAACTTATACAGGATAATCTCGGCAGCGTATTTGGCGTCAAGAAAGGTCCACAAGACAGCCCTCGTGTCATGGTAGCCGGGCATATGGACGAAGTTGGCTTCATGGTAACGCAAATCACCGATAACGGCATGCTGCGCTTCCAGCCACTAGGTGGTTGGTGGAATCAAGTCATGTTGGCCATGCGCGTGGATGTCATTACAAGCGACCGAACCATTCCAGGCGTCGTCGGGTCGATCCCGCCACATTTGTTAGATGAGGCGACTCGCCAAAAGCCGATGGATATTAAAAATATGCTGATTGATATTGGTGCAGACGATAAAGAAGATGCACTGTCGATGGGGATCCGCCCTGGACAGCAAATCATCCCGTTCAGTCCGTTCACTCCGATGGCCAATGACAAGAAAATCATGGCAAAATCCTGGGATAACCGCTACGGCTGTGGATTATCGATTGAATTATTGAAAGAACTGCAAGGAGAATCCTTGCCCAACCAATTGTTCTCCGGTGCAACGGTTATGGAAGAAGTCGGGCTGCGCGGTGCACAAACAGCAGCGAACCTAATCCAGCCAGACATTTTCTTTGCGTTAGACGCAAGTCCGGCAAACGATGCGACAGGCGATAAGAATGAATTCGGCCAGCTCGGCCAAGGTGCGCTTTTGCGAATTCTTGACCGCACAATGGTTACGCATCGCGGCATGCGTGAATTCATTTTGGATACAGCCGAAACGCACAACATCCCATACCAGTACTTTGTCTCTCAAGGCGGTACAGATGCAGGGAAGGTCCACATCGCTAACGAAGGGATCCCGAGTTCTGTTATCGGCATTTGCTCTCGCTATATCCATACCTCGGCGTCGGTCATCCACACCGACGATTATGCAGCAGCGAAAGAGCTGCTCGTCAAACTGGTCAAAGCAACGGACCAATCAACAATGGACACGATCAAACAAAACGTCTAA
- a CDS encoding DeoR family transcriptional regulator, whose product MKPTTDRMLIRIKDMYKYILENGTVTTQDLVDEFGITPRTIQRDLNVLAFNELIKSPVRGKWTTTEKKVKMTS is encoded by the coding sequence ATGAAACCCACAACTGACCGCATGCTCATTCGAATCAAAGACATGTACAAGTACATTCTCGAGAACGGGACTGTGACCACACAGGATCTGGTCGATGAATTCGGCATCACTCCTCGCACCATTCAAAGAGATTTGAATGTGTTGGCCTTTAACGAACTGATCAAAAGCCCGGTTCGGGGCAAATGGACAACGACGGAGAAAAAAGTCAAGATGACATCCTGA
- a CDS encoding pseudouridine synthase translates to MRIDKLLSNSGFGSRKEVKILLKSKDVEVNGETVRDPKFHVDEKQDQVSVGGESVIYREFIYLMMNKPPGVISATEDRFDETVIDLLTPEEQRFEPFPVGRLDKDTEGLLLITNDGKLSHELLSPKKHVDKTYYAKIDSPVTEEDAVAFQRGVVLDDGYETKPAKLRILRSGQESEIELTITEGKFHQVKRMFESVGKQVVFLKRLSMGPLSLDESLASGEYRELSEVELTTLKQRK, encoded by the coding sequence ATGAGAATCGATAAACTATTATCGAATTCAGGATTTGGCTCACGAAAAGAAGTGAAAATCTTGCTGAAATCGAAAGATGTGGAAGTCAACGGCGAAACGGTGCGTGATCCTAAATTTCACGTAGATGAAAAACAAGACCAAGTGTCTGTCGGGGGCGAATCGGTGATTTACCGGGAATTCATCTACTTGATGATGAACAAACCGCCAGGCGTCATTTCCGCGACAGAAGACCGCTTCGATGAAACCGTCATCGACCTTCTGACACCAGAGGAACAGCGCTTTGAACCGTTTCCGGTTGGGCGACTCGATAAAGATACGGAAGGGCTGTTGCTAATCACTAACGATGGCAAATTGTCCCACGAGCTGTTGTCGCCGAAAAAGCATGTCGACAAAACTTATTATGCGAAAATCGATAGCCCGGTGACAGAGGAAGATGCAGTGGCATTCCAGCGAGGTGTCGTGCTCGATGATGGGTATGAGACGAAGCCTGCAAAGCTGCGCATTTTACGCAGCGGACAAGAATCCGAAATCGAATTGACCATCACTGAAGGCAAGTTTCACCAAGTCAAGCGCATGTTCGAAAGCGTCGGCAAACAAGTGGTGTTTCTAAAGCGTTTGTCGATGGGTCCGCTATCGCTTGATGAATCGCTTGCTAGCGGAGAATACCGCGAATTGAGCGAAGTAGAATTAACCACATTAAAACAAAGAAAATGA
- the ytpR gene encoding YtpR family tRNA-binding protein, translating to MNAFYNKQGVGDVLLVQLMLEKPEKIHTEQFGDVTLIKNEQQEIAGFNLFQASDYVDLPEGQPVEVTESVVTALQNALEKNGVSHTLEVDLTPKFVVGYVESKDKHPNADKLNVCQVAVGEETLQIVCGAPNVEAGQKVVVAKVGAVMPSGMVIRDAELRGIASSGMICSAKELALPDAPAEKGILVLSEDAQTGSPFEMKV from the coding sequence ATGAATGCATTCTATAATAAACAAGGCGTCGGCGATGTGCTGCTCGTCCAATTAATGTTGGAAAAACCAGAAAAAATCCATACGGAACAATTTGGAGATGTGACTTTGATCAAAAATGAACAGCAAGAGATTGCCGGGTTCAATTTGTTCCAAGCAAGCGATTATGTGGATCTTCCAGAAGGACAGCCTGTAGAAGTGACTGAGTCGGTAGTGACTGCACTTCAAAATGCATTGGAGAAAAACGGTGTCTCCCATACGCTAGAAGTCGATTTGACACCTAAATTTGTGGTCGGCTATGTTGAGTCGAAAGACAAGCATCCGAATGCTGACAAATTGAATGTGTGCCAAGTAGCGGTTGGTGAAGAAACCTTGCAAATTGTTTGTGGCGCGCCAAATGTCGAGGCTGGCCAAAAAGTAGTCGTTGCCAAAGTAGGAGCAGTCATGCCTTCAGGTATGGTCATCCGTGATGCGGAACTGCGCGGCATCGCTTCTAGCGGCATGATTTGCTCAGCGAAAGAATTGGCCTTGCCGGATGCACCGGCTGAAAAGGGAATTTTGGTATTGTCGGAAGATGCACAAACAGGATCTCCATTTGAAATGAAGGTGTAA
- a CDS encoding diacylglycerol/lipid kinase family protein, whose protein sequence is MKIIFVINPQAGNGAALMKWHKFAKTIDFPHEAFITRSSGHAFQLVSQLTTQPDKSLVIGFGGEGTMREIAAAAAGAGHLIIASVPAGSGNDFARTFSCFSDTQEIQRYIDSPAELATDIGQVTGTTEQLFASSSGIGFDAAVAQAVNHSRMKRWLNKVGLGKLAYLIFVIKTLFTFEKFQLTVEANEAVHHFDDVWLATVSNQPYFGGGMKISPCSSVHDGLLELTVVHGLPRLKLLAVFGTVFSGSHTKFSEVVQFSEERFVLVVDRSVPRHVDGDEAAMASVKEELEFRVSAKHWQQAKL, encoded by the coding sequence ATGAAAATTATCTTTGTTATTAACCCGCAAGCTGGAAATGGCGCGGCACTCATGAAATGGCACAAGTTTGCCAAAACGATCGATTTTCCACATGAAGCATTCATCACACGATCCTCCGGGCATGCCTTTCAATTGGTCAGCCAGTTGACAACACAGCCGGACAAAAGCCTAGTGATAGGTTTTGGTGGAGAAGGCACGATGCGAGAAATTGCCGCGGCGGCAGCCGGTGCAGGGCATTTAATTATCGCTTCGGTGCCTGCAGGATCGGGCAATGATTTCGCCAGGACGTTCAGCTGCTTCTCCGATACACAGGAAATCCAGCGATACATAGACAGCCCAGCTGAATTAGCGACCGACATCGGCCAAGTGACGGGCACAACGGAGCAGCTATTTGCTAGCAGTTCAGGAATCGGCTTTGATGCGGCTGTTGCACAAGCGGTCAATCATTCACGCATGAAACGATGGCTGAATAAAGTCGGGCTTGGCAAACTGGCCTATTTGATTTTTGTCATAAAGACCTTGTTTACATTCGAGAAATTTCAACTGACGGTCGAAGCAAATGAAGCGGTTCACCATTTTGATGATGTGTGGCTCGCCACCGTCAGCAATCAACCGTATTTCGGTGGAGGGATGAAAATATCGCCTTGCTCGTCTGTCCATGATGGCCTGCTTGAATTGACGGTCGTCCACGGCTTGCCGAGATTGAAACTGCTGGCTGTTTTTGGTACGGTATTTAGCGGAAGCCATACGAAATTCTCGGAAGTCGTGCAGTTCAGCGAAGAGCGTTTTGTACTCGTCGTGGACCGCTCAGTGCCGCGTCATGTGGACGGCGATGAGGCAGCAATGGCGTCTGTAAAAGAAGAACTTGAGTTTCGCGTATCCGCCAAACATTGGCAACAAGCAAAATTATAA
- the dat gene encoding D-amino-acid transaminase has protein sequence MEWILFNGETVKEQDVEISKEDRGYQFGDGIYEVIRVYEGDLFTATEHIDRFYDSAEKIRITVPYTKDVFHKMLYDLVELNQIDNGQVYVQITRGAAPRNHQFPANAEPVVVGYTKSVERPVEAMENGVKALLLEDMRWLRCDIKSLNLLGNVLAKQQASEEGYFEAILHRGDTVTEGSSSNMYGLKDGILYTHPATNLILNGITRRVIFELCEELGIDVVETAFTKQQALEMDEFFMSSTTSEVMPVIEISGQQIADGTPGEITRKLQKAFEARIKLGVIS, from the coding sequence ATGGAATGGATTTTGTTCAATGGGGAAACGGTAAAAGAACAGGATGTAGAGATTTCAAAAGAAGATCGCGGCTATCAGTTCGGAGACGGCATCTATGAAGTGATTCGCGTGTACGAAGGAGATTTATTTACGGCAACCGAACACATCGATCGCTTTTATGACAGTGCAGAAAAAATTCGCATTACGGTTCCTTATACCAAAGATGTGTTCCATAAAATGCTCTACGACTTGGTGGAGTTGAATCAAATCGATAACGGTCAAGTATACGTACAAATCACACGTGGGGCGGCTCCGCGCAATCATCAGTTCCCGGCAAATGCAGAGCCGGTTGTTGTCGGTTACACGAAATCGGTCGAACGCCCGGTGGAAGCTATGGAAAACGGAGTGAAGGCGTTGCTGCTCGAAGACATGCGCTGGTTGCGCTGTGATATCAAGAGCTTGAACTTGCTTGGTAATGTGCTCGCGAAACAGCAGGCTTCTGAAGAAGGCTATTTCGAAGCGATTCTTCACCGTGGCGATACCGTAACGGAAGGCTCGTCATCGAATATGTATGGACTCAAGGATGGCATTCTCTATACTCATCCAGCAACCAATTTGATTTTAAACGGCATCACAAGACGGGTCATCTTCGAACTTTGTGAAGAGCTTGGCATTGATGTGGTGGAAACGGCGTTCACGAAACAGCAAGCACTTGAGATGGATGAATTCTTCATGTCTTCTACAACATCTGAGGTGATGCCGGTGATCGAGATTTCCGGACAACAAATTGCGGATGGCACACCTGGCGAGATAACGCGCAAACTGCAAAAAGCATTTGAAGCGCGGATTAAATTGGGTGTCATTTCCTGA
- the thpR gene encoding RNA 2',3'-cyclic phosphodiesterase codes for MSTHYFIGIRIPQQIAQQIGQARDSWNLSTHKRLTPPGDMHITLVFIGEDRFGELQEIAERLGKIAKASFRLQLAGVKTFGNPETPRIVYAALADSTELMNLQQAVVQQLETLQLSTDPKPFVPHITLASRWKGGSLPASWGLEAMEFLVDSFSLFEIHPQETPRYKEIQTYSLRGDA; via the coding sequence ATGAGCACGCATTATTTTATTGGTATCCGTATTCCACAGCAAATTGCACAACAAATTGGCCAAGCGAGAGATTCCTGGAATTTGTCTACGCATAAGCGCCTGACACCACCGGGCGATATGCATATTACTTTGGTATTTATCGGCGAAGACCGTTTCGGGGAATTACAGGAAATTGCCGAGCGGCTCGGAAAAATTGCCAAAGCGTCGTTTCGCTTACAACTCGCTGGCGTCAAGACATTCGGCAATCCGGAAACCCCGCGTATCGTCTATGCAGCGCTGGCTGATAGCACTGAGCTGATGAATCTTCAACAAGCTGTCGTGCAACAATTAGAGACATTGCAGCTTTCGACAGACCCAAAACCGTTTGTCCCGCATATTACGCTCGCCAGCCGCTGGAAGGGCGGAAGTCTTCCAGCGAGCTGGGGGCTCGAAGCAATGGAGTTTTTGGTCGATTCGTTCTCATTATTCGAAATTCATCCGCAAGAAACCCCTCGTTACAAGGAAATTCAAACTTATTCATTGAGAGGCGACGCTTGA
- the pepV gene encoding dipeptidase PepV, giving the protein MDWQQEAERRKEELLSELQELIAIPSVLSEDGNPDAPYGKEVRKALDWFLEKGDRAGFQVKNVDNVAGHLETGEGTGLLGILGHVDVVPAGDGWTKDPFGGEIADGKLFGRGAIDDKGPTIAAWMALKMVKDAGYDFKRRVRLIIGTDEESGFRCVERYFQTEEMPDIGFAPDADFPIINAEKGIADIKYSLASGDAGELLEFTSGERTNMVPDRAVARVGLSFDEIDLAFREFCGAEDVSGDCQQQANGTVLTLYGKSAHAMEPDAGVNAGILLAKFLQDKVTQDGAAFTRFIAQYFSGDSRGRKLGLDYTDEASGDTTFNASIIRYKAGERADVRVSMRYSVSCPFDELMMAGHELEGVRVDIVSNSMPHHVDANDPFIKTLQQSYEKQTGEHADLLAIGGGTYARVLDKGVAFGMLFPGEPDVAHQADEFVDIDNLVKATAIYAEAIYQLACK; this is encoded by the coding sequence ATGGATTGGCAGCAGGAAGCAGAGCGGCGTAAAGAAGAATTGCTCAGTGAATTGCAGGAGTTGATCGCAATTCCGAGCGTATTAAGCGAAGATGGAAATCCTGACGCTCCTTACGGAAAAGAAGTGAGAAAAGCGCTGGATTGGTTTTTGGAAAAAGGAGACCGTGCAGGATTCCAAGTGAAAAACGTCGATAATGTGGCGGGGCATTTGGAAACTGGCGAGGGGACAGGACTTCTCGGGATCCTTGGCCATGTAGATGTCGTTCCGGCTGGAGACGGCTGGACAAAAGATCCGTTCGGCGGTGAAATCGCAGACGGCAAACTATTCGGCCGCGGCGCTATTGATGACAAAGGGCCGACAATCGCTGCATGGATGGCGCTGAAAATGGTCAAGGATGCAGGATACGATTTCAAGCGCCGTGTCCGTTTGATTATTGGTACAGACGAGGAAAGCGGATTCCGCTGTGTGGAGCGGTATTTCCAGACGGAAGAAATGCCGGATATCGGTTTTGCTCCCGATGCGGATTTTCCGATCATCAATGCGGAAAAAGGCATTGCCGACATCAAGTATTCATTGGCTTCAGGAGATGCCGGCGAGTTGCTGGAGTTCACTTCAGGGGAACGAACCAATATGGTGCCGGACCGAGCAGTGGCAAGAGTGGGGCTATCATTCGATGAAATCGATTTGGCATTCCGTGAATTTTGCGGAGCGGAAGACGTTTCAGGTGATTGCCAGCAGCAAGCTAATGGCACCGTTTTGACCCTGTACGGAAAATCAGCCCATGCCATGGAGCCGGATGCCGGCGTCAATGCCGGGATTTTGCTCGCGAAGTTTTTGCAGGATAAAGTGACGCAAGACGGAGCGGCATTCACCCGCTTTATCGCCCAATATTTCAGCGGCGATTCTAGGGGCAGAAAGCTTGGGCTTGACTATACAGATGAGGCATCTGGAGATACGACTTTCAATGCCAGTATCATACGCTACAAGGCAGGAGAGCGAGCTGATGTACGCGTCAGCATGCGTTATTCGGTCAGTTGCCCATTCGATGAATTGATGATGGCTGGCCATGAATTAGAAGGTGTTAGGGTAGATATAGTATCCAATTCGATGCCGCACCATGTAGATGCAAATGATCCATTTATCAAAACGCTACAGCAGTCATACGAAAAACAAACCGGTGAACACGCAGACTTATTGGCGATCGGTGGCGGCACATATGCCCGCGTGCTCGATAAAGGAGTTGCTTTTGGCATGTTGTTTCCTGGAGAACCGGATGTTGCGCATCAAGCCGATGAATTCGTTGATATCGACAATTTAGTAAAAGCTACAGCCATCTATGCAGAAGCCATCTATCAATTGGCTTGCAAATAA
- a CDS encoding DUF1444 family protein gives MKSAELFTILKERVANDQLTWTLDRQKDIANVRHKKLGKGMTISLPQVINRFETKGDAAIEEITYTISETFNAMERESVGELPGEQHIYPVIRSTSFPEESREGHRFLTSPHTAETRVYYALDAGTTYRLIDEKVLETLGMTSEQVQEIAKFQVKKLKTAVKEDHVAGNVFYFLNENDGYDATRILNESFLKDMKKKVQGDMTVSVPHQDVLIIGDIRNEAGYDVLAQMAMHFFTNGKVPITSLSFVYENEALEPIFILAKNRPEKENDKK, from the coding sequence ATGAAATCCGCCGAGTTATTTACTATACTGAAAGAGCGGGTTGCAAATGACCAGTTGACCTGGACATTGGACCGCCAAAAAGATATCGCGAATGTTAGACATAAAAAGCTAGGGAAAGGCATGACCATTTCCTTGCCGCAAGTGATCAACCGTTTTGAAACGAAAGGTGACGCAGCGATCGAAGAAATCACCTATACCATTTCAGAAACTTTCAATGCGATGGAACGTGAGTCAGTCGGGGAATTGCCGGGCGAACAACATATTTATCCGGTCATCCGCTCGACATCCTTCCCTGAAGAATCCCGTGAAGGCCATCGTTTCCTGACATCCCCACATACAGCGGAGACACGGGTTTATTATGCACTCGATGCCGGGACGACGTATCGCCTGATCGATGAAAAGGTTTTGGAGACCCTGGGGATGACAAGCGAACAAGTCCAGGAAATCGCTAAATTCCAAGTGAAGAAGTTGAAGACGGCGGTCAAAGAAGACCACGTCGCAGGAAATGTCTTCTACTTCCTGAATGAAAACGATGGCTATGATGCCACGCGCATCTTGAACGAATCATTTCTGAAAGACATGAAAAAGAAAGTCCAAGGGGATATGACTGTATCGGTCCCCCATCAAGACGTCTTGATCATCGGGGATATCCGAAACGAAGCCGGATATGATGTGCTAGCCCAAATGGCGATGCATTTCTTCACGAATGGCAAAGTACCGATTACGTCCTTGTCGTTCGTCTATGAAAACGAGGCGCTTGAACCGATATTCATCTTAGCGAAAAACAGACCCGAGAAGGAGAACGATAAAAAATGA
- a CDS encoding YtnP family quorum-quenching lactonase: MQKFQFHDMELTWLDGGTTWLDGGTMFGVVPKVVWSKRYPVNGHNQIELPTHPILVQFEGRNILVDSGLGNGKLSERQKRNLGVSSESRVEEELEELGLSAGDIDTVLMTHLHGDHAAGLTKKQGEAYVSAFPNAKIYVSAVEWEEMQNPNIRSRNTYWKENWEPIIGQVETFTDEMTIFDAITMIHTGGHSNGHSVIKFEQNGETILHMGDIMPTHAHQNPLWVLAFDDYPMDSIYAKDKLMKEALPGNFYFSFYHDAFYRLIKWTEDGKEVVDALERKEKVFE, from the coding sequence ATGCAGAAATTTCAATTTCACGATATGGAGTTAACTTGGCTTGATGGGGGAACGACGTGGCTCGACGGGGGCACGATGTTCGGTGTCGTTCCGAAAGTAGTATGGTCAAAACGCTATCCTGTAAACGGGCACAATCAAATCGAATTGCCAACGCATCCGATTTTGGTGCAATTTGAGGGACGTAATATTCTCGTAGACAGCGGCCTTGGCAACGGCAAATTGAGCGAGCGCCAAAAGCGCAATTTGGGCGTTTCCTCGGAATCGCGTGTAGAAGAAGAGCTAGAAGAACTAGGCTTGTCTGCAGGCGATATTGACACTGTCTTAATGACACATCTTCACGGCGATCATGCGGCTGGCTTGACGAAGAAACAAGGCGAAGCGTATGTGTCGGCGTTCCCGAATGCAAAAATTTATGTATCGGCAGTGGAATGGGAAGAAATGCAAAACCCGAATATCCGCTCACGCAATACGTATTGGAAAGAAAACTGGGAGCCGATTATCGGCCAGGTCGAAACCTTTACTGACGAAATGACCATTTTCGATGCGATCACTATGATCCATACGGGTGGGCATTCAAACGGCCATAGCGTCATTAAATTTGAGCAAAACGGAGAAACGATTCTCCACATGGGTGACATTATGCCGACCCATGCGCACCAAAACCCGCTTTGGGTATTGGCGTTTGACGATTATCCGATGGACTCCATCTATGCAAAAGACAAGCTGATGAAAGAAGCCTTGCCGGGCAATTTCTACTTCAGTTTCTATCACGATGCCTTTTACCGCCTGATCAAATGGACTGAGGACGGGAAAGAAGTCGTTGATGCTTTGGAACGTAAAGAAAAGGTATTTGAATAA
- a CDS encoding thioredoxin family protein → MEKLKSAEQFTNLANAEDVIFMFTAGWCPDCRVIDPIMPEIEKKFSDYTFISVDRDEFIDLCIEKDIYGIPSFLGFRGGEEQGRFVSRDRKTQGEIESFISNLSK, encoded by the coding sequence ATGGAAAAATTAAAATCTGCCGAACAATTCACGAACTTGGCGAACGCAGAAGACGTCATTTTCATGTTTACAGCAGGATGGTGCCCGGATTGCCGGGTGATCGATCCCATCATGCCTGAAATCGAAAAGAAATTCTCCGACTATACGTTTATCTCGGTCGACCGGGATGAGTTCATCGATCTATGCATCGAAAAAGATATTTATGGAATTCCAAGTTTTCTTGGATTCCGTGGCGGCGAGGAGCAAGGGCGCTTTGTCAGCCGTGACCGTAAAACACAGGGGGAAATTGAATCGTTTATCTCCAACCTGTCGAAATAA